From Sporosarcina sp. 6E9, a single genomic window includes:
- the lpdA gene encoding dihydrolipoyl dehydrogenase: MVVGEISQERDLIIIGGGPGGYSAAIRAAQLGLSVTLIEQGDIGGVCLNVGCIPSKVFTHAAAKLAAEPHLQELGISGIKKEFNIKQLLAYKAKVIKRLRSGIENLCKENKVEMINGKATFLAINRIGVENGHQFDIFTCKNTIIATGSSPVMPLGLKTTSSRILLAHEIFNLREIPNDLLIMGDDYISMEVASVYSALGSHVTIILDNQLGLQFDESINKELLRLFKKRKIRLIHKEKLLSTNETEDGVTLTIQTDKSKEETIHASYLFVSGTRVPNVKAIGIERFGIEQNDQGFIKVDENMKSSIDSIYAIGDVTEGPTLAVKAIKQGKAAVESISGGKPEVDLTFLPVIVHTIPPIASVGLTAQDVMKYKLDARISQFPMRSNGYAAITAHVDGFIKVISDSNTSIILGIHMIGEGAVELSSSFVQLVEMAAKEEDLKFPSYAHPGYGEALLDSVEGLVGQAIHIIPSK, from the coding sequence ATGGTCGTTGGCGAAATCAGTCAAGAAAGAGATCTAATTATTATTGGCGGGGGCCCGGGCGGTTACTCTGCAGCAATACGCGCGGCACAACTCGGACTGTCTGTGACTTTGATTGAACAAGGAGATATAGGCGGTGTCTGTTTGAATGTAGGATGTATTCCTTCAAAAGTTTTTACGCACGCTGCAGCTAAACTAGCGGCAGAACCACACCTACAAGAATTGGGTATCTCCGGAATTAAAAAAGAATTTAATATTAAACAGCTTCTCGCCTATAAAGCAAAAGTAATTAAGAGGCTTAGGTCTGGCATTGAAAACTTGTGCAAAGAAAATAAGGTGGAAATGATTAACGGAAAAGCGACATTTTTAGCTATCAATCGAATAGGTGTTGAAAATGGGCATCAGTTCGACATTTTCACTTGTAAAAATACAATTATCGCAACAGGAAGTTCACCGGTTATGCCTTTGGGATTGAAAACAACTTCTAGTAGAATTTTATTGGCTCATGAGATATTTAACTTGAGGGAAATTCCAAACGATTTACTAATCATGGGAGATGACTATATCTCCATGGAAGTCGCTTCTGTGTATTCGGCATTAGGCTCGCATGTAACGATTATTCTCGACAATCAACTAGGGTTACAATTTGATGAATCCATAAATAAAGAATTACTTCGGTTATTCAAAAAAAGAAAAATTCGGTTGATTCATAAAGAGAAATTGTTATCAACGAATGAAACGGAAGATGGGGTGACTCTCACAATACAAACGGATAAAAGTAAAGAAGAGACAATCCACGCATCATACCTTTTCGTTTCAGGTACAAGAGTGCCAAATGTTAAAGCCATCGGAATTGAACGTTTTGGAATTGAACAGAATGACCAGGGGTTTATTAAAGTCGATGAAAATATGAAGTCGTCAATCGATTCGATTTATGCAATTGGAGATGTTACTGAAGGACCTACGCTTGCTGTGAAAGCAATTAAACAAGGGAAAGCGGCGGTTGAATCCATTTCAGGGGGGAAGCCAGAAGTCGATCTTACATTTTTACCTGTAATTGTCCACACAATCCCGCCAATTGCCTCGGTAGGTCTGACAGCGCAAGATGTGATGAAATACAAATTGGATGCCCGCATTAGCCAATTTCCTATGCGTAGCAATGGTTACGCCGCAATAACAGCTCATGTAGATGGCTTTATAAAAGTTATTTCGGATTCAAATACTAGTATTATACTTGGGATTCATATGATAGGAGAAGGGGCTGTTGAATTGTCGAGTTCTTTTGTACAATTAGTGGAAATGGCCGCGAAAGAAGAGGACCTAAAGTTTCCTTCATATGCACATCCCGGTTACGGAGAGGCATTACTAGATTCTGTCGAGGGATTGGTTGGACAGGCAATTCATATTATTCCAAGTAAATGA
- the pdhA gene encoding pyruvate dehydrogenase (acetyl-transferring) E1 component subunit alpha produces MEKHYPIKRIIDNEGLLIDSSYKSQINEKLVKDFYYHMVRIRTFDRKAINLQRQGRLGTYAPFEGQEASQVGSALALESGDWIFPTYRDHGATLTFGADMVRTYLYWNGRVEGCVPPEGKNIFPPAVPIATQIPHAVGAAWAEKMKGTKNGAITYFGDGATSEGDFHEGLNFASVFKVPVVFFNQNNGYAISVPIERQMNSATIAQKSIAYDMPGVRVDGNDCFAVYFETKKAFEHARSGNGPTLIEAITWRTGAHTTADDPTKYRSEDEGKDFVDPIDRLEMFMKNYGYWDEEWTLDIREKTDLEIESAVEAMEGYPAAKVEDLFINVFENMPAQLIEQKDKYLAHLRR; encoded by the coding sequence GTGGAAAAACATTATCCAATTAAAAGAATAATTGATAATGAAGGTTTATTAATCGATTCATCCTATAAAAGTCAGATAAATGAAAAACTAGTAAAGGATTTTTATTATCATATGGTTCGAATTCGGACATTCGATAGAAAAGCGATTAATTTACAGCGTCAAGGTCGCCTTGGAACCTACGCGCCTTTTGAGGGACAAGAAGCCTCACAAGTAGGAAGTGCATTGGCGCTCGAATCTGGTGATTGGATATTTCCGACATATCGAGATCACGGTGCGACATTAACTTTCGGTGCAGATATGGTAAGAACTTATTTGTATTGGAATGGACGAGTGGAAGGTTGTGTGCCGCCAGAAGGAAAAAACATTTTTCCACCAGCGGTTCCGATAGCAACTCAAATTCCACATGCGGTTGGCGCGGCTTGGGCAGAAAAAATGAAAGGCACTAAGAATGGGGCAATCACTTATTTCGGAGATGGTGCAACCTCGGAAGGCGATTTCCATGAAGGATTGAATTTTGCGAGTGTATTTAAAGTGCCTGTGGTCTTTTTTAATCAAAATAACGGCTATGCCATTTCAGTCCCGATTGAGCGACAAATGAATTCTGCAACAATCGCGCAAAAGTCTATTGCTTATGATATGCCCGGGGTTAGGGTTGACGGAAATGATTGTTTTGCTGTTTACTTTGAAACTAAAAAGGCTTTTGAACATGCTAGAAGCGGCAATGGTCCCACTTTGATAGAGGCCATTACTTGGCGGACGGGTGCTCATACGACAGCTGATGACCCAACGAAATATCGTTCTGAAGATGAGGGAAAAGATTTTGTCGATCCCATTGACCGCTTGGAAATGTTCATGAAAAATTATGGCTATTGGGATGAAGAATGGACATTGGATATAAGAGAAAAAACGGATCTTGAAATCGAAAGTGCAGTGGAAGCGATGGAAGGTTATCCGGCTGCAAAAGTGGAAGATCTTTTTATCAATGTATTTGAGAACATGCCAGCTCAACTAATTGAACAAAAAGATAAATATCTCGCACATTTAAGGAGGTAG
- a CDS encoding thioesterase family protein yields the protein MKNGLEVGMVESLKIIVTRDMFAAFEGKIIHPVYSTVAMTYHMEWVSRKIILPYLESHEEGMGASVQVKHISPSLYGSEVTLTATITELHANGVVTAIDVYNNDRLIGKGKVKQAILPIDTIAKMFEAVSTSDLFMRWNPEGDY from the coding sequence ATGAAAAACGGTTTGGAAGTCGGCATGGTCGAATCGTTAAAAATTATCGTTACAAGAGACATGTTTGCTGCATTTGAAGGTAAAATTATACACCCAGTCTATTCGACAGTGGCGATGACGTACCATATGGAATGGGTTTCTCGGAAAATCATTCTCCCTTATTTAGAAAGTCATGAAGAAGGAATGGGTGCGTCTGTGCAGGTGAAGCATATTTCTCCTTCTTTATACGGCTCAGAGGTAACTTTGACAGCAACTATAACAGAGTTGCATGCCAATGGAGTTGTAACTGCAATAGACGTTTATAACAATGACAGATTAATCGGGAAGGGAAAAGTAAAACAAGCTATTTTGCCGATAGATACAATTGCTAAAATGTTTGAAGCTGTGTCGACATCAGATTTGTTTATGAGATGGAATCCTGAGGGGGATTATTAG
- a CDS encoding amino acid dehydrogenase, whose protein sequence is MKFVKETAMENKFYLFDQMAEHEQVVFCNDPSTGLRAIIAIHNTTLGPALGGCRMQPYESVDDALEDALRLSKGMSYKCAAADVDFGGGKAVIIGDPKTDKSPELFRAFGQFVDSLGGRFYTGTDMGTTMDDFIHAMKETNCVVGVPEAYGGGGDSSIPTAEGVLYGIKATNKVSFGKDDLGGVSYAVQGLGKVGFKVASGLLEAGANLFVTDINNESIRAIEKYASSTPGTVKIVASEDIYSQEADVFVPCAFGGVINDNTVNQFKVKAIAGSANNQLLHESHGKKLREKGILHAPDYIINSGGLIQVADELYGVNHERVLAKTKHIYDAILEVYQLAAADGVCTMESANKMCEKRMASRSIRNGFYSPSVKPKWAIRK, encoded by the coding sequence ATGAAGTTTGTAAAAGAAACGGCAATGGAAAATAAGTTTTATCTATTTGACCAGATGGCAGAACACGAACAAGTCGTATTCTGCAATGATCCGTCTACCGGTTTGCGGGCGATTATTGCTATTCACAATACAACGCTTGGACCGGCATTGGGAGGGTGTCGGATGCAACCATATGAAAGTGTTGACGATGCTTTAGAAGATGCGCTGCGGTTGTCCAAAGGCATGAGTTATAAATGTGCGGCGGCAGATGTGGATTTTGGTGGAGGGAAAGCGGTCATTATCGGCGATCCAAAAACAGATAAAAGTCCCGAACTATTCCGTGCATTTGGCCAGTTTGTGGATTCGCTCGGTGGAAGATTTTACACAGGAACTGATATGGGCACGACGATGGATGATTTTATTCACGCAATGAAAGAGACAAATTGTGTTGTCGGTGTACCGGAGGCGTACGGGGGTGGTGGTGACTCATCCATCCCGACGGCAGAAGGCGTTTTATATGGCATTAAAGCTACGAATAAAGTTTCGTTTGGAAAAGATGATCTAGGCGGTGTATCGTACGCTGTTCAAGGATTGGGGAAAGTAGGGTTCAAAGTTGCTTCAGGACTTCTTGAAGCTGGCGCTAATCTATTTGTCACGGATATTAACAATGAAAGCATACGTGCAATCGAAAAATATGCAAGCTCTACACCAGGCACTGTAAAAATTGTCGCGAGTGAAGATATTTATTCGCAGGAGGCGGATGTATTTGTCCCTTGCGCATTTGGCGGAGTGATTAATGACAATACGGTCAATCAATTCAAAGTAAAAGCAATCGCAGGATCTGCAAACAATCAGCTACTTCATGAAAGTCATGGAAAGAAACTTAGGGAAAAAGGAATTTTACATGCGCCAGATTATATTATTAATTCTGGTGGTTTAATCCAGGTAGCGGATGAACTTTACGGTGTGAATCATGAGCGTGTGCTAGCGAAAACAAAACATATTTACGATGCAATTCTAGAAGTTTATCAACTGGCTGCAGCCGATGGGGTATGCACGATGGAATCAGCGAATAAGATGTGCGAGAAGCGGATGGCATCCAGAAGTATACGTAACGGTTTTTATTCGCCTTCAGTGAAACCCAAATGGGCAATCCGTAAATGA
- the paaX gene encoding phenylacetic acid degradation operon negative regulatory protein PaaX → MTNTRSMIFTIYGDYIRHYGNKIWIGSLIRLLKEFGHNEQSVRVAVSRIMKQGWLQSEKVGNKSDYFLTPRGVARIEEAAIRIFGLKPKAWDGKWRMLMYTIPEEKRKIRDELRKELIWSGFGSIANGCWISPNNLEKEVHLLIEKYGIQAHVDFFVAEYHGPKENRTLVEKGWPLQEIAEKHQQFISTYSARFAEHETMMEKNLMSDAECFIARTMLVHEYRKFLFFDPGLPKELLPEVWIGNDAANLFEKYYKLLEQPASRFFEQVLQEDIRINE, encoded by the coding sequence TTGACGAATACACGATCGATGATTTTTACGATTTATGGAGATTATATCCGCCATTATGGAAATAAGATTTGGATTGGTAGCTTAATACGTTTATTGAAAGAGTTCGGACATAATGAACAATCCGTACGCGTAGCTGTGTCTAGAATAATGAAGCAGGGATGGCTTCAATCTGAAAAGGTTGGAAACAAAAGCGATTATTTTTTGACGCCTCGCGGTGTAGCGAGAATCGAAGAAGCAGCTATTCGAATTTTCGGGCTGAAACCGAAAGCGTGGGACGGAAAATGGCGCATGCTCATGTACACGATTCCTGAAGAGAAAAGAAAGATTCGCGACGAACTTAGAAAAGAATTAATCTGGAGCGGGTTTGGAAGTATTGCGAATGGGTGCTGGATTTCACCGAATAACCTAGAAAAAGAAGTGCATTTGTTAATTGAAAAATACGGGATTCAAGCTCATGTAGACTTTTTCGTGGCGGAATACCATGGCCCGAAAGAAAACCGAACCCTTGTTGAAAAAGGGTGGCCACTTCAGGAAATTGCTGAAAAACACCAACAATTTATTTCAACGTATAGTGCAAGGTTTGCGGAACATGAAACAATGATGGAAAAAAATTTAATGTCAGATGCAGAATGCTTTATTGCACGAACAATGCTTGTACATGAGTATCGTAAGTTTCTATTTTTTGATCCAGGTCTTCCAAAAGAACTTTTACCGGAAGTGTGGATTGGAAATGACGCAGCAAATTTGTTTGAGAAATATTATAAGTTGCTTGAACAGCCTGCAAGTCGTTTTTTTGAACAAGTACTTCAAGAAGATATTCGGATAAATGAATAA
- a CDS encoding alpha-ketoacid dehydrogenase subunit beta, which translates to MAMELKESSYSKQTTGLMTMVQAINDGMRTMLEEDERTLLLGEDIGKNGGVFRATEGLYDVFGDNRVIDTPLSEAGIIGTSIGLAVNGFRPVAEIQFLGFIYPAYEQIMTHVSRIRMRTMGHFTVPMVIRAPYGAGIRAPDIHSDSTEALFTHMPGLKVVCPSGPYDAKGLLIAAMEDPDPVLVLENMRSYRAQREEVPVGKYTVEIGKGKRVREGTDITIIAWGAMVAVAEKAADHMEKNEIRCEVIDLRTLYPIDREIIAESVQKTTRAIVVHEAHSTGGLGNDIISIINDTSFLYLRAPIERVTGFDVPVPLFALEDHYSPTVERVIEGIEKVMDF; encoded by the coding sequence ATGGCGATGGAACTGAAAGAATCATCTTATTCGAAACAAACGACTGGGCTTATGACAATGGTTCAAGCAATCAACGACGGTATGAGAACGATGCTGGAAGAAGATGAACGTACGCTCCTATTGGGGGAGGATATTGGTAAAAATGGTGGTGTTTTCCGCGCGACTGAGGGACTTTACGATGTTTTCGGGGACAATCGTGTAATCGACACGCCACTTTCTGAAGCCGGCATTATTGGCACGTCGATCGGACTTGCGGTGAATGGATTTAGACCCGTTGCTGAAATACAATTTCTTGGATTTATATATCCCGCATATGAACAAATCATGACCCACGTTTCTCGGATACGAATGCGAACGATGGGTCATTTTACTGTGCCAATGGTCATTCGTGCGCCTTACGGGGCTGGCATTAGAGCCCCGGATATCCATTCAGATAGTACGGAAGCACTTTTCACGCATATGCCGGGTTTAAAAGTTGTTTGTCCATCTGGACCATATGACGCGAAAGGATTACTGATAGCAGCTATGGAAGATCCAGATCCCGTACTCGTCTTGGAAAATATGAGAAGTTACCGTGCGCAGCGAGAAGAAGTTCCGGTTGGTAAATATACTGTCGAAATCGGAAAAGGAAAGCGCGTGAGGGAAGGCACTGATATTACGATTATTGCTTGGGGAGCAATGGTAGCCGTAGCAGAAAAGGCCGCTGATCATATGGAGAAAAATGAGATCCGTTGTGAAGTGATTGACCTTAGGACGCTTTATCCGATAGACCGGGAGATTATTGCGGAATCAGTACAAAAAACTACGCGGGCAATTGTTGTACATGAAGCCCATTCAACAGGAGGGCTAGGAAACGATATTATTTCCATTATTAATGACACTTCTTTTCTTTATTTGCGGGCGCCTATTGAACGCGTGACGGGTTTCGATGTTCCAGTCCCGCTATTTGCGTTGGAAGATCACTATTCACCGACAGTTGAGCGAGTAATTGAGGGAATCGAAAAGGTAATGGATTTTTAA
- a CDS encoding dihydrolipoamide acetyltransferase family protein produces MLEVKLHDIGEGMTEGEIVNYFVKVGDRVVTDQPLVEIMTDKMTAELPSPCVGTIRKITVKPGETVQVGTSLIFIEADKEHQIISEIITSNNPVAATIDKGIERITNPFKRVLAAPYTRKIARDNNIDLAEVPAMDPSGRVTEEDVYRFIKKNRKVDELAGGPVKIKEETANEIPFRGIRKEIAKKMMKSLFTIPHVTHFDEVNMTKLFKIREEMKNIGNAVSVPAFFIKALTISLKEFPIFNAELDEENDRILLKKNYHIGFATETKNGLVVPVIHDADKKSIKDIHNELIVLTEKAVTGKLSLAEMQNSTFSMSNVGPLGSTGATPIINYPETALIAFHKTKKRPIVNDQDEIVIGHVMTLSMSFDHRVADGAAAVSFTNRFINLIEDPYQLLLEMV; encoded by the coding sequence GTGCTAGAAGTGAAATTGCATGATATCGGTGAGGGTATGACTGAAGGAGAAATTGTTAATTATTTCGTAAAAGTTGGGGATCGGGTCGTTACCGATCAACCACTAGTCGAAATAATGACGGACAAAATGACAGCTGAACTTCCTTCACCTTGCGTGGGAACGATCCGAAAGATTACTGTGAAACCCGGCGAAACTGTTCAAGTAGGCACGAGTCTGATATTTATAGAAGCGGATAAGGAACATCAAATAATCAGCGAAATAATCACATCGAACAACCCTGTTGCAGCGACAATTGACAAAGGAATTGAACGAATTACCAACCCATTTAAAAGAGTTCTGGCCGCACCTTACACACGCAAAATCGCACGAGATAACAATATCGATTTAGCGGAAGTCCCTGCGATGGATCCGTCCGGCAGAGTTACCGAAGAAGATGTGTATCGATTTATAAAAAAGAATCGGAAGGTAGACGAATTAGCTGGAGGACCAGTGAAGATTAAAGAAGAAACGGCAAATGAAATTCCATTTCGAGGAATACGAAAAGAAATCGCTAAAAAAATGATGAAATCTCTTTTCACGATTCCTCATGTAACCCATTTTGATGAAGTGAATATGACAAAGTTATTTAAAATACGGGAAGAGATGAAAAATATAGGAAATGCAGTATCGGTTCCCGCATTTTTTATCAAAGCACTAACGATTTCATTGAAAGAATTCCCGATTTTTAATGCCGAATTAGATGAAGAAAATGATCGGATATTGCTCAAGAAAAATTATCACATCGGTTTTGCAACAGAAACAAAAAATGGACTTGTAGTTCCAGTTATTCATGATGCAGATAAAAAGTCGATTAAAGACATTCATAATGAGTTAATCGTATTAACCGAAAAAGCAGTCACTGGAAAGCTATCACTTGCCGAAATGCAAAATAGTACATTTTCCATGAGCAATGTTGGTCCGCTTGGAAGTACTGGTGCCACACCAATTATCAATTACCCCGAAACCGCTTTAATCGCATTTCATAAAACAAAAAAACGACCAATTGTAAATGATCAAGATGAAATCGTTATCGGGCATGTCATGACGCTTTCCATGTCCTTTGACCATCGCGTCGCGGATGGTGCGGCTGCTGTATCTTTTACCAACCGATTCATCAATCTTATAGAAGATCCCTATCAACTGCTCTTGGAGATGGTATAA